The nucleotide sequence TGGACACAGAAATACATGAGCTAAAAGAAAAGGGATTGACACTATTTGCTAGTATTGGCTAAAGGAACAGATGATAAGGCATCAGATACCCCAGGAACTTTTCGACTTTACAAGATTTATTACAGATGGTATACGAGCAGCAAACCTGTTGTTCCGGAATCAATTCCTGCAACTGGGACTTAAGATCCTGCATTTGCAGAAACACAATCAGCATCCTATGCAGAGCACACAAAACTCAACCACAAGGTACAACAGGAAGACGAACTGTCTTACGAGATCGGACGCGGTCTGCATCTGCAGCCATCTCACACCGCCCAGCGTAGTGGCCTCCTGCGCCTGccaacagcaacagcaacagcacGGAAACAAAAATATCAGCACCACAGGCCCACAATGGGTGAAACGGCATGCACACACACAGAAGCGCCAGCACTCACCATGCGGGATCGCAGTCTCGAGACCGCGGTGAGGCCCCGGAAGAACGCCATGGCCGGAGCGCTCGGCTACAACCACACCTGCGCAGACACAGCAACCAAACAAACAGACGATCTCATCAGGTCACCACCGCAGCCGATTTTAACCGAAACCCCCAGAGGAAACTAGGGGAAGCAAACGGATAATTACTACTCGGCTCCGCCCCACCACGCAGCAAACGAATCCGCGGCAGAGCGTGGGGGCAGATTGGAGACGAAGATGGGGTTGGGTTCGAGGGCTCGCGATGGGGAAGAGATCCCAATCACAGCGAATAAAACGAACAACTAGGCTAGACTTGCTTACCAAGGAATGCAGAGACACGGGCGGGCGAGGACGGGGCGCGTGTTCCGCGGCGAGGGAGGAGGGGAAGCCTGAGATGTTGGGGCAGGAATGGGGGCTGGTCGTCGGCCTCGGTTGGTGAGGGGCGGCGAGCCGAATATATACGGGGCTTTTACGTTTTTATCATTATTAACATCGACGCTCATACAATAATTATCACTTTTAGGTACAACAATTATCACTTTTAGGTACAACTTTAGTTGGTGAGAGAAGTTTAAGTTCTTAATTTATCATATTTACGCATGTGGCAAGCCACGCCAGCCGGATACATTGACGCCCAGTCAGCATAGACACGTGAAATGTCCTTGCTGCCCCTGCCTGGCTCCTCTCTCCCCCTCTATGACAACCAGGTCCCGCAACTCCTATCGCTGTCAGGTGGGCCTCACTCGTCAGCTTCGTCTTCCAACCGCCGTGAGCTGAGGTAGCTAGCTGCGCGATCCAGCTAGCGTCTTTCAACCCCTCGACCGGCCGCGACAAGCGCAGAGAGCAGCACACACAAGTACCACACGTCTCCACGAACCGCCCCACCATTCCAGCCATGGGCAACCGCAGGAAGCTCATGCACTTCCTCCGCGTCGACCCGGCGGTGGCGGTCTCCGCTCTCTCCTACCCTCGGTCTTTCTCGTCCAACTCCTCCTTCTCCGACGACGACGGCTATAGCTCCTCCTCCTTCCAAGGCTCCGTGTCGTCCTCGCCGTCGCGGTCCTACAGCCCGCCCAAGTCGCCGTGGACACGCCTCCCGGGcctcggcggcgccggcgccgacaATGCTACCGCGACCGGGCTCATCGCGTCGCTCGTCAAGGAGGACGGCAAGGTGTACTCGTTGGCGGCCACCGGGGACGTGTTGTACACCGGCATGGACTCAGAGACCGTGCGGGTGTGGCGGGACCGGCGCAAGCTCGCGGGGTTTCGGACCGAGAGCGGGCTCGTCAAGGCCATCGTCGTGGCCGCCGACGGCCGCATCTTCACGGGCCACCAGGACGGCAAGGTCCGGGTGTGGCACGCCGACGGCGACACCGGTGGCTACCCCGCCGTCGTGCACCGCCGCGTGGGGTCGCTCCCACCGCTCAGGGACCTCCTGGTCAGCTCCGTGAACCCCTCCAGCTACGTCCTCTCGCCGCTCGGCGGGGCGGGAGGGGCCGGGGCCGCTAGCGCCGCGTAGTGTGGCTCCGCCACTCGGACGCCGTGTCGTCGCTCAGCCTCGACGAGGGCACCGACATGCTCTACTCGCCCTCCTGGGACCGCACCTTCAAGGCGTGGTGCGTCTCTGACTACCGGTGCCTCGAGTCCGTGCCCGCGCACAACGACGCCGTCAACACCGTCGCCGCGGCTAGGTTCAGCGGCCTCGTGCTCACCGGCTCCGGGTCCATCCCGCCGCAGCTCGGCAAGCTCAGCAACCTCAAGAACCTGCTCATGTGCAATGTCCGAACACCGTTGCTGGAGGCGGAAAAGACGAAGCTGACGAGTGGGGCCCACCTGGCAGCGATAAGAGTTGCGGGACCTGGTTGTCGAAGAGGGGGAGAGAGGAGCCAGGCAGGGGCAGCAAGGACATTTCATGTGTCTATGCTGACTGAGCGTCAGTGTGTCGGGCTGGCGTAGCTTGCCACATGCGCAAATGTGGTAAATTAATAACTCAAACTTCTCTCATCTGGTAAAGTTGTAAGTGTCATTCTAAGAGTGATAATCGAATGAGCGCCAATCATGATAATGGTAAAAATGTAAAATCCCCAATATATACGGGGGCTTCAGGAAGTCGGGTGCCAGATGCCAGATGCCGGACACATACACATGGCCCATTAATATCTTTCGAATGCCTTTTGGATTAACTTCAAGTTGCCATTTTGGGGAGTCTGAAGACGAAGTTCCATATACAAATTTgtaaatactccctctgtccacagTGCAATTTTAACTAGGATTATATAAATAAaatgtactaatatttatgatataaaataagtatcaaTAAGTTGATCATAAAATACATTTTCTAGTAAATCTAGTTTGAGGCATAAATATTAaaattatttactataaactcaATCAAAATTAAACTAGTTTGACTTGTAGGTAACTCATAGTTGCATTGTTTAGCGGACGAGGAAGTATATAGCTAGAAGTGTTTTCTAACAAGTAGTTCGAATTATATTATGGCCATTTTTACGAGTTTTGCGTTGGATTTGAGATATTGGAGATGGTGGGAGAAAGTTATATGTGAGACAACAATTTTGTTTCGTCTTTCCAATGAAAGGCTCCTTTTCTTTTTACATCGACGAAAGGCTGTTTTATGTTTCAACAAAGCTCATAAGGGGTAGAAAAGAACACAGGTACGACTTTTAAGCTCCAAGCATGAAGGGCCGTCCCTTTCAAGTTTCAATCGACCATAATATGGGATTTCTAGATGAATGAAAAAGGTGCTTAAGAGACAGAGATGGACTTAAGTTACAAATTAAAATACTGTGTACAATAAGGAAAAAGGAATGGTACAAGTACGAGCCAGAAAATCTGATGCAACGCGTGCCTCTTCCATATCGACTCCCCAGGAAAGAAAGCGACATCGGTTTTTGGCTCTCGTGAGGTAGACGGTTGTGAGTTGTGACACATGATCCTGATTGTTTAGAAAGGTTGATTGAATAATCTACAGGTCAATGATTTGAATTTGGTAGCTAGACCACACTTTGCCACCTAGAAAGCGAGACGGCATCACACTTTCATGGAAAAAAGAATGAACCCTCATGAAGGTCGTTGTAGGGTTCTTTttcttagaaaaaaaaataatgaCATTCGAGGGTCCTTTAGTAACAATTTAACGAATAGGACAAAATCATATAGAATGACATACGTGTGCAATAATGATTTTGTCAATTTAACGAATAGTAACAATTTAACGAATAGGACAATTTAACGAATAGTAACAATTTAACGAATAATGATTTTGTCAATTTAACCCTCATTCTTTGTTCTTCTCTATGTCTTTCCACCTCCGTATTGCCCGATTGATACGTGTGCAATTTTCATGCGATTGGATTTGATTTTACAAGTGTTGAAAGATTAAGAGTTGAGATAAAGAGTTGTTGGAGAGCAATTTTTTCAATGTTGCTGAAAAATCAAGATTGGGAGTGAGTTTCGGAAACACTTAGAGATGCTCTAATAGTCAACAGctcttttgtttatttattttcaaaAAGAAAATTGCAAAAGGGAACGGCGTCCTTGTGGTTGGTAGATAAGGGGCCTGTTTGCTTCGTTTCCACAGGTTGCCACGCCGAGACTCTGGCGGCGCCAGAAGTATGGCGTTCTTTTTCGGACCCAAGGTTTTGTCAAGATAGGCATTAGAGCAACTTCAAGAGACATTGTATCTCACTCGTCATTAGCAAAATTAAGTAAAAAGAGGATCCAAGagacactactacaggaatcaatttatgcagcgtggccaaaatgggctccgttgcgggcacctcttttgcccgccacggttaaccggtggccggccaccgaggcCGGCCACcaaggcgcccgctgcgggaaaagggtttaccgcggcgggccaccttacttgcccgctgcaggaaatcgttatttaccacggcgggcggtatgaatcgtccgccgcggttaatatgatttaccgtggcgggctctttaaactgcccgtcgcggtaaagacttgatttaccgaggcggacgctttatcttgcccgccgcggtatAGCCCGTACAAAACACCCTTCGTCTTCTCCACGGGTCGatcttcctctctcaaactcaggggaggctttgccctaaaatttgaggaaaattttgatttgagttgaagggcttggatttgagggaggaggacatcataagaggttcataaaggctctcctttcatcctctctctctatttccatcacctagagttctctctagatctagatctagatcaattttagtGGAAAAAattatgtcatgtatttctttaactttagattcatcatagatgcatgcttcatctttcacatcgtcatttcctctctttttcatgattttggacgtaaaaatcatcaatttctcctaattcttctttatttaatgttgattgtgacggataatgttcgtaggtatgatggataggtcggaatggatgtaccggatcgatagagtgaatgatccgcggtacctctttgaattaaggaagtttattgctgctggtaaagctcaccgtgagagactgaagcggatgacaaccatatgtccatgttctcgttgcaagaacctgaaagcccaccgagacagcgaggtgcaaactcatttgatcatgtatggtttcgtcgagggctacacagtctagacatttcacggcgaaagagttggtgcgagtggcggtgcatctggagtgagctcttcgacgccgacgacgacaacaccaccggtgaataaagatcctttaggagcacccggcttctcatcatcttcagcagcagctgcgccagccgacagtgacaacagttgtcgtgattacatcacggtggatgatctaatgtaagacatggccgacgaagccggcgacggtggggatggtcaggatactgtgagccaacccgaggatgtgcagcttgttgaagatctagtcaaacactttgatgaagacgacgttgtgttgggttgcccaaagtggttggagaatttcaaaGAGTTGAAGCAGGTTGCAGTTGATCCTCTTTATAAGGACGACGGCGATTGTTcaaaggagtgcacggcgctctgttttaacctccatatgttgatgttgaaggctc is from Miscanthus floridulus cultivar M001 chromosome 7, ASM1932011v1, whole genome shotgun sequence and encodes:
- the LOC136465281 gene encoding LOW QUALITY PROTEIN: protein JINGUBANG-like (The sequence of the model RefSeq protein was modified relative to this genomic sequence to represent the inferred CDS: deleted 2 bases in 1 codon; substituted 1 base at 1 genomic stop codon); translated protein: MGNRRKLMHFLRVDPAVAVSALSYPRSFSSNSSFSDDDGYSSSSFQGSVSSSPSRSYSPPKSPWTRLPGLGGAGADNATATGLIASLVKEDGKVYSLAATGDVLYTGMDSETVRVWRDRRKLAGFRTESGLVKAIVVAADGRIFTGHQDGKVRVWHADGDTGGYPAVVHRRVGSLPPLRDLLVSSVNPSSYVLSPRRGGRGRGRXRRVVWLRHSDAVSSLSLDEGTDMLYSPSWDRTFKAWCVSDYRCLESVPAHNDAVNTVAAARFSGLVLTGSGSIPPQLGKLSNLKNLLMCNVRTPLLEAEKTKLTSGAHLAAIRVAGPGCRRGGERSQAGAARTFHVSMLTERQCVGLA